The proteins below are encoded in one region of Peribacillus muralis:
- a CDS encoding DnaB-like helicase C-terminal domain-containing protein — protein MRVLHTPLHTRRFFKTGFTEYDKCAQGLWRGWLFIRAGRSSVGKTALALQRINGGAMQKEGVVLVWSQESKGIL, from the coding sequence ATGAGAGTATTACACACACCTTTACACACCCGCAGGTTCTTTAAGACGGGATTTACCGAATATGACAAGTGTGCACAAGGATTATGGAGAGGGTGGCTTTTTATCAGGGCTGGCAGATCTTCAGTTGGAAAAACGGCTTTGGCTTTGCAAAGAATTAATGGGGGTGCTATGCAAAAAGAGGGTGTCGTCCTGGTATGGAGTCAAGAATCAAAAGGAATCCTTTAA
- a CDS encoding DNA-binding protein, giving the protein MYTFNSREELTAFVQDEIINTTEALEILQCSRQNLNNLVKREVITPIKDLPRDRLFLKEDIVKRKEYMDKKRVASS; this is encoded by the coding sequence ATGTATACATTTAATTCAAGAGAAGAACTTACTGCATTCGTACAGGATGAAATAATCAACACCACTGAAGCATTAGAAATTCTACAATGTTCAAGACAAAACCTAAATAACTTAGTTAAAAGAGAAGTTATTACTCCAATTAAGGATTTGCCTAGAGACCGGCTTTTTCTTAAAGAAGATATCGTAAAGCGTAAAGAGTATATGGATAAGAAAAGAGTAGCATCATCCTAG
- a CDS encoding MTH1187 family thiamine-binding protein, with the protein MAIVDVTVIPVGTQTPSVSSYVADIQRVLKQYENKGEIQFQLTPMNTIIEGDLPKLFEVIQAMHEIPFEKGLARVCTNIRIDDRRDKERKMEDKVKRVESLLEE; encoded by the coding sequence ATGGCAATAGTTGATGTAACGGTTATTCCTGTCGGTACACAAACCCCAAGTGTGAGCAGTTATGTGGCAGATATCCAAAGGGTATTAAAGCAATATGAAAATAAGGGAGAGATTCAATTTCAACTGACTCCCATGAATACAATCATTGAAGGCGACTTGCCAAAGTTGTTTGAAGTGATCCAAGCGATGCACGAAATACCTTTTGAAAAAGGTCTTGCTAGAGTTTGTACGAATATCCGAATTGATGATCGTCGTGATAAAGAACGCAAGATGGAAGACAAAGTAAAGCGAGTGGAGAGTTTACTTGAAGAATAA
- a CDS encoding helix-turn-helix domain-containing protein, which translates to MAIVINIDVMLAKRKMSVTELSERVGITMANLSILKNGKAKAIRLSTLEAICKALECQPGDILEYRNDEVSQ; encoded by the coding sequence ATGGCAATTGTAATCAATATTGATGTGATGCTCGCAAAAAGGAAAATGAGTGTTACGGAACTTTCCGAAAGGGTGGGGATCACTATGGCTAACCTTTCGATCTTGAAAAATGGAAAGGCAAAAGCGATTCGGTTATCAACGTTAGAGGCAATTTGTAAGGCTTTAGAATGTCAGCCTGGAGATATATTGGAATACCGAAATGATGAAGTTTCGCAGTGA
- a CDS encoding peptidoglycan-binding protein, with translation MTVALQTLLDRSNKNMGSYMNSVVKASALEMIKRAYKEGIYVQISSGYRSMEEQATLYGQSRLYSYKGKNYSNLAKPKVTQAKPGQSIHNYGYAIDYFLVSDDGKTALWTVNAKWRRVADIRKELGFKWGVDWTGFKDYPHLEMTGGLSFAQLQAGKRPNLTLKFKTGTEVVDAGSPKKEVAPEVSKKPSKGKGDITVISIQKTLNSRYRCNLIEDGIPGPKTKSALIKALQTELNKQFNKKLVVDGKWGAKTKAAIVTVQKGAKGNLTWILQATLYIEGYNPGSLDSIFGEGTETALEKYQKAKKITADKKAGKASFAELFAA, from the coding sequence ATGACAGTAGCATTGCAAACTTTATTAGATCGTTCAAATAAAAATATGGGTTCTTATATGAATTCAGTGGTGAAGGCCTCGGCATTGGAAATGATAAAACGAGCATATAAGGAAGGGATATACGTCCAAATAAGTTCAGGTTATCGGTCAATGGAAGAACAGGCTACCCTATACGGTCAAAGCCGTCTTTATAGCTACAAGGGTAAAAATTATAGCAATTTAGCCAAGCCAAAAGTGACGCAAGCGAAACCTGGACAATCCATTCACAATTATGGATATGCCATTGATTATTTCCTTGTGAGTGATGATGGAAAAACAGCTTTGTGGACGGTAAATGCAAAATGGAGACGTGTAGCTGACATTAGGAAAGAACTTGGCTTCAAATGGGGGGTAGATTGGACAGGCTTTAAGGATTATCCACATTTAGAAATGACAGGTGGCTTGTCCTTTGCACAGCTGCAGGCCGGAAAAAGACCGAATCTAACCTTGAAGTTTAAGACAGGTACAGAAGTTGTTGATGCTGGTTCACCTAAAAAAGAAGTAGCTCCTGAGGTAAGTAAGAAGCCTTCGAAAGGCAAAGGAGATATCACTGTTATCTCTATTCAAAAAACACTAAATAGCAGGTATCGGTGTAACCTCATTGAGGACGGTATTCCAGGTCCAAAAACGAAGTCCGCGCTTATCAAAGCATTACAAACAGAACTTAACAAGCAGTTCAATAAAAAGTTGGTTGTGGACGGAAAATGGGGAGCCAAGACTAAGGCAGCCATTGTCACTGTTCAAAAGGGTGCAAAAGGCAATTTAACTTGGATTCTGCAGGCTACACTTTACATTGAAGGATATAACCCGGGATCACTCGATTCCATCTTTGGGGAAGGTACTGAAACGGCATTGGAAAAGTACCAGAAAGCCAAAAAGATTACTGCTGATAAAAAGGCCGGCAAAGCTTCTTTCGCTGAATTATTTGCTGCATAA
- a CDS encoding tail fiber domain-containing protein codes for MKLMKMSGVNIEENTAVYTAFIDSYDGALRARITEKRVNGSKKNTQESWLTFTDKTVTSQREVHSGSVDYKDARFIDFFADETLNGDVAGLGMHIYSGQNTLIEAAYNMDIKTGSGQYLTINSGGGAAIESTNNILSLRRTSAYTATSGTILTFQSSDKNWQGAVGIWNSERNMHLVMYFGDYIMLRSRVEVRSMDVNGDNYRAMRASAFNTSSSRIYKTNIKNLTFDALKQVNQLKVVEYDLKADLAEGIFTNRQVGFISEENMMIATTDMSAINIYKVTSLNTAAIQILDSKVDTHTDRINLLEIENQYLKQKIKQLEDRLDAA; via the coding sequence ATGAAATTGATGAAAATGTCTGGTGTAAACATTGAAGAAAATACGGCCGTGTATACAGCCTTCATTGATTCCTATGATGGAGCACTAAGAGCGCGAATTACCGAGAAGAGAGTCAACGGCTCAAAGAAAAACACGCAAGAAAGTTGGCTGACATTTACAGATAAAACCGTTACGTCCCAGCGTGAAGTACACTCAGGATCCGTTGATTATAAGGACGCTAGATTCATTGATTTCTTCGCGGATGAAACGCTTAATGGCGATGTTGCGGGGCTGGGTATGCATATTTACTCTGGTCAAAACACCTTGATTGAAGCGGCCTACAATATGGATATCAAAACCGGGTCAGGCCAATATTTAACGATTAATTCTGGTGGAGGAGCCGCCATAGAATCCACCAATAATATTTTGTCATTAAGACGAACATCAGCGTATACAGCCACCTCAGGAACCATCCTGACTTTCCAAAGTTCCGATAAGAATTGGCAGGGGGCTGTCGGGATCTGGAATAGTGAGAGGAACATGCACCTGGTTATGTATTTTGGGGACTATATCATGCTGAGATCAAGAGTGGAAGTTCGATCCATGGATGTGAACGGCGATAATTACAGAGCGATGAGAGCCAGTGCATTCAATACATCCTCTTCAAGGATATATAAAACGAATATAAAGAACCTGACGTTTGATGCCCTTAAACAGGTTAATCAATTAAAAGTCGTAGAATATGACCTGAAAGCAGACTTGGCAGAAGGAATTTTTACTAATCGACAAGTGGGGTTCATTAGTGAAGAGAACATGATGATAGCCACGACAGACATGAGTGCCATCAATATCTATAAGGTGACATCACTCAACACAGCGGCCATTCAGATACTTGATTCAAAGGTTGATACTCATACTGATCGCATTAATCTGTTAGAAATTGAAAACCAATATTTAAAACAAAAAATAAAACAGTTAGAAGACCGCCTTGACGCGGCCTAA
- a CDS encoding DUF2975 domain-containing protein: protein MNRVSTQFLKIAVILIGLPVLALCIFLVPEIAKFAVESFPNIPYLNYFVFVYMYVTAMPFYIALYQAFKLLSYIDKNKAFSELSVRALKNIKNCALTISILYVLGMPFFYFMAELDDAPGIIVIGLIIIFASMVIAVFAAVLQRLLKNAIDIKSENDLTV, encoded by the coding sequence ATGAATCGAGTGTCGACGCAGTTTTTAAAGATAGCCGTTATTCTTATAGGACTGCCGGTTCTTGCTTTATGCATCTTTTTGGTGCCTGAAATAGCAAAGTTTGCCGTAGAGTCATTTCCAAACATACCCTATTTGAATTATTTTGTTTTTGTTTATATGTATGTAACGGCGATGCCTTTTTACATTGCCTTATATCAAGCTTTTAAGCTTTTAAGCTATATTGACAAGAATAAGGCATTCTCGGAATTGTCTGTAAGGGCGTTAAAGAATATAAAAAATTGTGCGCTTACGATCAGTATTTTGTATGTATTAGGCATGCCATTCTTTTATTTCATGGCAGAGCTTGACGATGCCCCAGGTATCATAGTAATTGGGTTGATCATTATTTTTGCTTCTATGGTAATAGCGGTTTTTGCTGCTGTTCTTCAACGGCTCTTAAAAAATGCCATAGATATAAAATCAGAAAATGATTTAACGGTCTGA
- a CDS encoding type II toxin-antitoxin system HicB family antitoxin produces MAKYYFPAIFDPGTDGSEGYTITFPDLPGCITEGSDLSESIRMAKDVLEGFLYGMEEDGETIPSPSTPSNIDVPLGGFVTIIEAWTDYIREEMENKAIKKTLTIPKWLNDAAESEGINFSQLLQFAIKDRLGIKRKI; encoded by the coding sequence ATGGCTAAGTATTATTTTCCTGCAATATTTGACCCTGGTACAGATGGAAGTGAAGGATATACCATTACCTTCCCAGACCTTCCAGGCTGTATTACTGAAGGCTCTGACTTATCAGAATCCATTCGTATGGCAAAAGACGTATTGGAAGGTTTCCTTTACGGCATGGAAGAAGATGGTGAAACTATTCCTTCTCCTTCAACGCCGAGTAATATCGATGTGCCCTTAGGTGGATTTGTAACCATCATTGAAGCATGGACTGACTATATTCGTGAAGAAATGGAAAACAAAGCAATAAAAAAAACTTTAACCATTCCAAAATGGCTAAACGATGCTGCTGAATCTGAAGGGATTAATTTCTCACAGTTACTACAGTTTGCTATTAAAGACCGTTTAGGTATAAAACGAAAAATTTGA
- a CDS encoding type II toxin-antitoxin system HicA family toxin: MISSRELIKVLKKDGWYLHRVVGSHHHFKHPTKKGTVTVPHPRKDMKLGTLNSILKQAGLK; the protein is encoded by the coding sequence ATAATATCTTCTAGGGAATTAATAAAAGTCCTTAAGAAAGACGGTTGGTACTTACACAGAGTTGTTGGAAGCCATCACCATTTTAAACACCCAACTAAGAAAGGAACTGTAACAGTTCCTCACCCTAGAAAAGATATGAAACTCGGAACACTAAATTCAATACTCAAGCAGGCAGGGCTAAAGTAA
- a CDS encoding ComEC/Rec2 family competence protein, translating to MRNLKILFVAVLILSLFTGIKTAEAANDVKVHFINVGQGDSILIQTGNENILIDGGGKGKGDEIVSYLKKLKVKTLNAVVSTHPDADHVGGLAYVIKSLNVKSVYAPKVSHTTQAYKDFLTSVKNKKLKIKTAKTGIEITTKAKYTSLKFIAPVKDYTKTDLNNWSAVLLLKHDKKTFLFTGDAEEKSEKDMLAKKLVPSVDVLKVGHHGAKTSSSSAFINKAKPKYAVISVGKNGYGHPTSTVVKRLNSIKAKTYRTDKSGNIIFTSTGKNINVKTVK from the coding sequence ATGAGAAATTTAAAAATTCTTTTTGTAGCAGTTCTGATTTTATCTTTATTTACAGGAATCAAAACAGCTGAAGCAGCAAACGATGTAAAGGTACACTTTATTAATGTTGGTCAAGGTGATTCCATTCTAATTCAAACTGGCAATGAAAACATTTTAATTGATGGTGGCGGCAAAGGAAAAGGCGATGAGATTGTTTCCTACCTAAAAAAACTGAAGGTAAAAACTCTTAATGCAGTAGTATCTACTCATCCGGATGCTGATCATGTGGGGGGATTAGCTTATGTGATTAAATCACTTAATGTAAAATCTGTGTATGCTCCTAAAGTTTCTCACACTACACAAGCCTACAAAGATTTTTTGACATCTGTTAAGAATAAGAAACTTAAAATAAAAACTGCGAAGACTGGAATAGAAATTACAACGAAAGCAAAGTATACGTCATTAAAATTCATTGCTCCAGTTAAAGATTACACTAAGACGGACTTAAATAATTGGAGTGCTGTACTGTTACTAAAACATGATAAAAAGACATTCTTATTCACTGGTGACGCAGAAGAAAAATCCGAAAAAGATATGCTAGCTAAAAAGCTAGTACCTAGTGTAGATGTACTTAAAGTTGGCCATCACGGAGCAAAAACATCTTCAAGTTCTGCTTTTATTAATAAGGCAAAACCTAAATACGCTGTAATTAGTGTCGGCAAAAATGGTTATGGCCACCCTACTTCTACAGTAGTAAAAAGATTAAACTCAATTAAAGCCAAAACATACCGCACAGACAAATCAGGCAACATTATCTTTACTTCTACAGGTAAGAATATTAACGTAAAGACGGTGAAATAA
- a CDS encoding DUF3006 domain-containing protein encodes MQQGVIDRFEGNIAVVEIDGGEMKDIPKHSLPKGAKVGDMLIIDNDKITISKEGTEKLRKEIDDLMDELFED; translated from the coding sequence ATGCAACAAGGAGTTATTGATCGCTTTGAGGGAAATATTGCTGTCGTTGAAATCGATGGTGGGGAAATGAAGGATATACCTAAGCATTCTCTTCCTAAAGGAGCCAAAGTCGGAGATATGTTGATTATTGATAATGATAAGATCACTATTTCCAAAGAAGGCACTGAAAAATTAAGAAAAGAAATCGATGACCTAATGGACGAGTTATTTGAAGATTAA
- a CDS encoding SPP1 phage holin family protein, whose product MDKTKQYIAMIGGALGALLLFFQSIGFQIEWFNENTINSFINFLTAIVPLGFALYGVYKNQYLLTNKAKEQEEFLKEQGFK is encoded by the coding sequence TTGGATAAAACCAAACAATATATAGCGATGATAGGCGGTGCACTGGGTGCGCTGCTTTTATTTTTTCAATCAATCGGGTTTCAGATAGAATGGTTCAATGAAAATACCATTAATTCGTTCATCAATTTCCTTACAGCGATAGTTCCTCTGGGTTTTGCTTTATATGGCGTTTACAAGAATCAATACCTCCTAACCAATAAAGCCAAGGAACAAGAAGAATTTTTAAAAGAACAAGGATTTAAATGA
- a CDS encoding IS3 family transposase (programmed frameshift) — MAKFKKQQKIQAVKRYLEGTEGYKSIAKSVGVSSEVFQTWLRQYEYHGERAFEKRYTTYTVEDKLKVLEYMNEQGTSIRETAAIFNIPAPSTLLLWQKQCETEGVDTLKSKKKGRPSMKKETKIILAEGSLEAVKAENERLRAENAYLKKLNGLSSGKRSVRTQEKAKGVHEPRREFNLKLLLSVANIARSTYYYWKKAFGRQDKYVEIKSVIEEIFHLNRGRYGYRRITLELRNRGFKVNHKTVLRLMNKMGLKCLVRMKKYRSYKGKVGKIAPNLLKRDFKATKPNEKWVTDVTEFHLYGEKLYLSPILDLFNGEIIAYNIESRPVYPLVSKMLDQALKKLESEDSPVLHSDQGWHYQMKTYSHALKTHGITQSMSRKGNCLDNAVMENFFGLLKSELLYLHEFDSMEHFKQELEEYIYYYNHQRIKVKLKGMSPVDFRIHALKAA, encoded by the exons ATGGCTAAATTTAAAAAACAACAAAAAATACAAGCTGTAAAAAGGTATCTTGAAGGTACAGAGGGATATAAAAGCATAGCCAAATCCGTTGGAGTATCCTCTGAAGTATTCCAAACTTGGCTTCGCCAGTATGAATATCATGGAGAACGTGCATTTGAAAAACGCTATACAACTTATACGGTAGAAGATAAACTGAAGGTACTTGAATATATGAACGAACAAGGGACGTCCATCCGCGAAACCGCTGCGATTTTCAATATTCCGGCACCTTCTACCCTATTACTTTGGCAAAAACAATGTGAAACGGAAGGAGTAGACACCCTTAAATCAAAGAAAAAGGGGCGTCCATCCATGAAAAAAGAAACGAAGATAATATTAGCAGAAGGATCATTAGAAGCAGTAAAGGCTGAAAATGAGCGGTTGCGTGCGGAGAATGCCTATTTAAAAAAGTTAAACG GCCTTAGTTCAGGAAAGAGAAGCGTCAGAACGCAAGAAAAAGCGAAAGGAGTGCACGAACCAAGGAGAGAATTTAATTTAAAGCTACTTCTATCTGTGGCGAATATCGCACGGAGCACCTATTATTATTGGAAAAAGGCCTTCGGGCGTCAAGATAAATACGTGGAGATAAAGTCTGTCATCGAAGAGATCTTTCATTTAAACAGAGGAAGATATGGCTATCGGCGTATCACTTTAGAATTGCGTAATCGGGGTTTTAAGGTGAACCATAAAACGGTGCTTCGGTTAATGAATAAGATGGGATTAAAGTGTCTGGTGCGTATGAAGAAATACCGTTCTTATAAAGGCAAGGTGGGAAAGATCGCCCCTAATCTACTCAAACGTGATTTTAAAGCAACGAAGCCTAATGAAAAATGGGTCACGGATGTGACAGAATTTCACCTATACGGTGAGAAGCTGTACTTATCACCTATTCTTGATTTATTTAATGGAGAAATCATCGCCTACAATATCGAATCACGTCCTGTTTATCCTTTAGTCTCCAAAATGTTAGACCAAGCCCTTAAAAAATTGGAATCGGAGGATTCACCCGTCCTTCATTCAGATCAAGGCTGGCATTACCAGATGAAAACATATTCACATGCCCTGAAGACACATGGGATTACACAAAGTATGTCCCGGAAGGGAAATTGTCTCGACAACGCTGTCATGGAAAACTTCTTTGGTTTATTAAAATCTGAATTACTTTATTTACATGAATTTGACAGTATGGAGCATTTCAAACAAGAATTAGAAGAGTATATCTATTATTACAATCATCAACGAATTAAAGTGAAATTAAAGGGCATGAGCCCGGTTGATTTCCGGATTCATGCCCTCAAGGCTGCCTAA
- a CDS encoding helix-turn-helix transcriptional regulator — MELTPEIKALIVDEVLTKPEVLALLGLTRQSMHSHLKRGHIQPFKESGNTQLFFKEDVMKFKDSLEEKRKLFRPYDEKE, encoded by the coding sequence ATGGAATTAACACCAGAAATTAAAGCTTTAATTGTTGATGAGGTATTAACAAAACCTGAAGTCCTTGCCCTATTGGGATTAACAAGGCAATCAATGCACAGTCATTTAAAAAGAGGGCACATACAACCGTTTAAAGAAAGTGGAAATACACAGTTATTCTTTAAAGAGGATGTTATGAAATTCAAAGATTCCCTTGAAGAGAAACGGAAACTTTTTAGACCATATGACGAAAAAGAATAA
- a CDS encoding HNH endonuclease family protein, with protein MLKKSMFVVLALLLWFAVFQFDLPMAMATPPGTPSKSTAQSQLNSLTVKSEGSMTGYSREQFTHWISQGGGCDTRQKVLQRDADYFSGTCPVTSGKWYSYYDGVSVYLPSEMDIDHVVPLAEAWRSGASNWTAEKRKDFANDLDGPQLIAVTASTNRSKGDQDPSTWQPPRSGAHCGYAKWWINTKHRWNLNLQSSEKTELQSMLNSCSN; from the coding sequence ATGCTAAAGAAATCGATGTTTGTTGTTCTTGCGTTGTTACTCTGGTTCGCTGTTTTTCAATTTGACCTGCCGATGGCCATGGCTACCCCCCCTGGCACACCTTCAAAGTCTACCGCACAGTCCCAATTGAATTCGCTAACCGTGAAGTCTGAAGGCTCCATGACCGGATACTCACGCGAGCAGTTCACACATTGGATTAGCCAAGGTGGTGGCTGCGACACCCGGCAGAAAGTGCTCCAACGTGACGCTGACTATTTTTCCGGAACTTGTCCTGTCACTTCGGGTAAGTGGTACAGTTATTACGATGGGGTCAGTGTTTACTTACCGTCCGAAATGGACATTGATCACGTCGTTCCACTAGCCGAAGCGTGGCGATCCGGCGCTAGCAACTGGACTGCTGAAAAACGCAAGGATTTTGCCAACGATCTCGATGGGCCGCAGTTGATCGCGGTTACAGCTAGTACAAATCGGTCTAAGGGTGACCAAGATCCTTCAACGTGGCAACCTCCACGTTCTGGAGCTCATTGTGGGTATGCTAAGTGGTGGATCAACACAAAGCACCGTTGGAACCTAAACCTACAGTCATCTGAGAAGACCGAATTGCAGAGCATGCTCAATAGTTGTTCCAACTGA
- a CDS encoding DUF5412 family protein, which translates to MEKWSSEDNIIKEEIRVTKRKTFKTLIFSLLAVLLVSLSYGIYWIYFEQTFLTGSNSPDGNAEVEIYEYGNGLLRGSEAVKVYFSSDGKTIKTKKIRVDNLKESNHKERYNATWKNKENVTITMRFEKSTKTISYNFSTDVLIENKSDQSNQF; encoded by the coding sequence ATGGAAAAATGGTCATCAGAAGATAACATAATTAAAGAAGAAATTAGAGTTACTAAAAGAAAAACATTCAAAACCTTAATTTTTAGTCTATTAGCAGTTCTTTTAGTTTCTCTCTCTTACGGAATTTATTGGATATACTTTGAACAAACTTTCCTTACTGGAAGTAATTCACCAGATGGAAATGCTGAGGTTGAAATTTATGAATACGGAAATGGTTTGCTTCGAGGCTCTGAGGCAGTAAAAGTGTATTTTTCATCTGATGGAAAAACCATAAAAACTAAAAAGATAAGAGTAGATAACTTAAAAGAGTCTAACCATAAAGAAAGATATAATGCAACTTGGAAAAACAAAGAAAATGTTACAATAACAATGAGATTTGAAAAATCAACTAAAACAATATCTTACAATTTTTCAACGGATGTTCTCATTGAAAATAAATCTGATCAATCAAATCAATTTTAA
- a CDS encoding DnaB-like helicase C-terminal domain-containing protein, giving the protein MLSELNESSSIEQDADVVEFLWSDGETTSQGEIINQTFAKGRGIGVNEFKLLFLNWKQKFTEVPREVKQT; this is encoded by the coding sequence TTGCTTTCTGAATTGAATGAATCAAGTTCCATAGAGCAGGATGCAGATGTGGTCGAGTTCCTTTGGAGTGATGGAGAAACTACATCTCAGGGGGAAATTATCAATCAAACCTTCGCAAAAGGTCGAGGTATTGGTGTGAATGAATTCAAATTACTTTTCTTGAATTGGAAGCAAAAATTTACTGAGGTTCCAAGGGAGGTAAAACAGACATGA